Part of the Lolium rigidum isolate FL_2022 chromosome 6, APGP_CSIRO_Lrig_0.1, whole genome shotgun sequence genome, GGGCTACGGCTGTAGCTCCTGCCCCGACCCTTGTCACCAAATCCTCGACGATCATCATATCGTCCACGTCCATCTGAGATGAAACGATCATGTGGGCCTCGGTCAGAACGCCCCCGTCCTCCAAATCCACGCCCTCTTCCACCACGTCCACCAGAGAAATCACCCCGGCCTCGTCCACCAAAACCAGAAGAATCACCCCTACCACGTCCACCAAAACCAGGAGAATCGCCCCTGCCACCGCTACCACCAAATCTACCAGGACTTCCTCCACCTCGCCTGCTAAAGCCATCAGGCCCACGGCCCCCTCTCCCACTGAAGCCACTGGGTCCAGGACCCTCCCGTCCACCAAATCCTCCAGGACCATCACGTCCACCAAATCCACCAGGACCCTCCCGTCCACCAAATCCACCAGGACCCTCCCGTCCCCCAAATCCACCAGGACCCATGCGTCCACCAAAGCCACCAGGGCCATCCCGACCACCGAAGCCATCAGGGCCCTCCCGGCCAGCGAAGCGTCCGGGGCCATCTAGATCAACAAATCCACCTGGGCCACCCCGATCAACAAATCCACCTGGGCCATCCCGACCACCAAAGGCCCCAGGGACCTCCCTAATTCCACCGTAACCACCAGGGCCGCCAGCGGCAGATTCAAAACGATTACCACCACCAGGACCATCCCAACGGCTCATGCCACCAGCCTGGTTTCTTGGACCTCCGGGTGCACCCCGTGCAGCCATCTGTTGCAGCGCTGGAGGTACCTCCTGACTAGTACCCTCCAAGACTTTGACCAAATCACCAGCATATTTCCAATCTTGCTCAGAGAAGAAAGTGTATGCAACTCCAGTAGCCCCAGCCCTTCCTGTGCGCCCTATGCGATGCACATAGTCTTCGATCCCAGTTGGAAAGTCATAATTGATCACCACCCTTAAAATAACAAAAAAGCGAAAACAGTGAGAAACAGGAAAATTAATAAACATCATTGGGCTTGATGTGAAGAGACATCGAACACCAGAAGATTTTAACATGTGACAGCCAAAAGGCCTCACCTAATGTCTTTGATGTCAAGTCCACGAGCAGCAACATCGGTGGCTACTAATACTGGAACACGACCAGTCCGAAACTGATTGAGAATCTGATCCCTTTCAACCTGCGATTTATCACCGTGAATGCTTGCAGCGCCAAAACTACGACCAATGCCACGAGCAAGCTGGTCACACATTTTCTTTGTTGAGCAAAATATGATGATCTTTGAACCCCTTTCTTCAGCTCTAAGAATCTGCTCTAAACGGTGTTGCTTATCCATTGGTGGAACCATCTCCACATACTGCATCCATATCCAAAGGTGAAACTTAGAAATGGATTAAATGATAGTATATAAAATGCATTATACCAAAGTTGGGTGCTCTAGAATTCCATTTCCAAACAACTAAACATTATTGCGATACTGAGCACCAATTGGCAGTAGCCACTGTAAGAGATAATACACGAAGGCAAGCATCCAGTATGACAAACAACAAAGAATATTGGGTGGCCATAAGGATTACCTGTGTGATGGATTTGTTGGCAACAAGTTCATCAATGCTTCCAATATTGATCTGGACAGGATCTCTCAATAAATCACCAGCTATTTTTGTAACCTCCTTTGGCCAAGTGGCGGTGTACATCAGAGTCTGTCTACTACGAGGAATCTCATCCACAATCTTCCGTATTTGTGGCTCAAAACCCATGTCAAGCATGCGGTCAGCTTCATCAAGCACAAGTAATGAAATCTGATGGAGGCTTATCTTCCTCATCTCCAGAATATCATTTAGTCGTCCCGGTGTAGCAACCACAATATCAGCTCCACGCTCAAGTTCTCTAAGCTGAGGGCCCTTTGGAGCTCCTCCATACAGGCACtgggaaaataaataaaaaattagcATACATTTAAGGATTGTGATACATCATCTAGCAACAGAACTCGGGAAATATAGCACATGGTCTACAAGGCAAAAAAGAGGCACAATGATTCATGGAAGGTCATTCCAAGATAAGACTTGTTTCAATATTGACAGCACCTTTTGTCCAGAATCAAACTAGTCTAAGACATCTTTTAACATTTATGCATATATATTCTTACAAGGCGACActtctactacctccatcccaaagcttaaggcttatattatttttagaaagtcaaactatgtcaagtttgactaagtttttaccaaaaatcattaacatgcaaaatacaaaatcaacatcattagatagataatgaattatattttcatatggtatctacaaaatatcatatttgttgatagattcttctaaaagtttggtcaaactttacttggtttgacttttcaaaaaaatacaAGCCTTCAGctttgagatggaggtagtaaATGTAAGCACATGATTATGATCAGTTGGCATCCAATGTCTATTAGCACTTCTAAATGTAAATCCATGTGATTATGATAAGTTGGCATCCAGTGTCTTCAAGATAAACAATAGCATGTGCACTCATACAAAAGAAAGGTCGGAACTTACAGTGCATGATACTCTAGATGATCGACCAAACTTAATTGCTTCATCTTGTATCTGTGAAGCAAGCTCACGTGTAGGCGCCAAAACCAACACTGTAGGACCCAACATTGGATTGTTTTGGCATCTACTCAGATGTACAAAAGCAGGAATAAGGTATCCCAGTGTCTTCCCTGATCCTGTCTTGGCAATAGCTACTATATCCCGGTTTTGAAGTGCAACAGGCCATGTTTGAGCCTGAATCGGAGTGGGGTTTAAGAAGCCAGCAGCGTGGACCTGAATGGCAGAACAAAGAATTATAAGGACATGCAGATCTGCAGCAAGATGCTATCTATGATGAAAAAAATTGCTAAATGCTATCCTAAATGATTATGGCTGCTTACTTAAGCAGCTCAAGGCCTGAAGAAGAGGCTCTTTGTAGATTCAGAGGCGAGACAAGAAGCAGGAAACCTCAGCCACATTTTATATtctgaaagaacatcaattcttcTGATACTTGTCAGCACAGAATAGCCACAAGTATGCTACTACACTGCCCAGATAATGGGACTAACTAAATTATATGGTATCCACCCTACTAGCATATGGCATGCGCTGCAGTAATGAGCAATACCACGTGATGTGTTTACTACCGCAAATTATAATTTTGTCTTCGAATGAATCATTTTTATGACCACAAGAACTTATAGATGAGGAAAAATAAGAGACAGAACAATATAACAATCCAAGCGCCAGCACTAAAGCACAACTCAAGAGAAAGCATACCTCTCTCAGTATCTCTGGAGGGAATCCAGTAGCCTCAAATGTCATAAACGGAGGAGGAACATTCTCACCCTGAATATTTTTAAGAAACAGAATAACACGTGACAAAGCTTTCatggaaaatgaaaaaaaatagatAGAACATTTGTTGTTCAACATGAAATCAACAGGTGACATGGTGACAGTAGAGTAAATATGCATCTGTAAACCCCTTGGAGACTTTAGGTCCCATATCCGTAAATTTTACTGAACTTCTCATAAGACACATATCACACAACTGCAGATATCATGAGTTACAAATAAGGAGAAGTCAAATAAAAATGCATTTATTGGCCTAATGGTATTTCCATAGATTGTAGCTATCTAAAATTTCAAGGTAGGATATTAGAAATATTCGCCTCTCTGTTCTCTGTATTGACATACATTTTACTGTGATTAATTGGAGAAGTATGCATCACATTTAAAATCGGATTTATTCATATGCTAGTATATCTTGAACATTAAACGATGCTACCATGTTGTCAAACTCAAATCACTGAAATATCTGTTAAGTTGCATTCAGAACAGCATGCCAACAATAGTTCAAAGGCAACAGGACAAAGAGAAAGAGCATTATCAACATAGGAGATACTTTAAGATGTGAATCATATTTCAGTTAGTTAATACAGCCATGCAATTGAGTCATACCACTGCCGTGACTTCATGGTGCTGACGATATGCATCAACTGAAGCAACACTAGGGAAATCCGGAGGAGGAAATGTTCCGGGTGGTGGTCTCGTTAAAGCTCCGACAGGAAACGGACCATTGTTAAGTGGGTTTTGTACTAAATGTGGAGGTGCCATGTTATAACCACTAAAGTTATCGGGCTGAGGATATGGTGGGCCGTTCCTCGTATCCTGCTGCAAGATTATGAACAAGAGCGTTATTGATGGAAGCTTCAGAAACAGAGGCAAATTTGCACAGCATTGATAGAAAGAATTCAAGCCATAAGAACTGTAATTTGAAGTATACAACACATACACAATCGTAGAATTTTTATATCAATCATAATATTCTGATAGAAAGAGATGTCAATTCATGAGGCAAGAATGCAAGAAAAATAACACAGCAGGGAACTTTACAACGTATGTAAGATTGTAACTATACAGATAAATAAATGCTGAACTCATTGACACCTAACAGTATCCTATAGTATATTACCAGGTGATTTTGGGAAGGCGGAAGAGCGGCAAGTTTTGGCTGTTGATGGGGAGCATTTATTCCATCAAACCTCCCAGAAGAGTGAGGCTCGTGTTTTTCAAACTGATCTTCACTATTGCCCCTCTTGAAACCCACTGGAGGTCGACCTGGTGAAGGAGCAATATGATTGGGAGCTACATGGCTGCTAGGCAGTTGTTGCCGGTAGTTCGTATCCAGTCCACCTTGATGTATGTGAGCAGGCGAGCTGGAAAAACTAGCGTTGTTAGTCTCGCGTGGGGATAACCCACCAAGATGGTGCTTTGCAGGAAATGCTGGCCCTCCAACTCCATGAATATTCAGTTGACTATGGGCCTCAGGACGTTGATGACTATAAGGCAACTGCTGATTTGGAAGAGGAACTTGGCCACGCTGCTGACTAAGTGGTAACGAAAAGCCAGTCTGCTTTCCTTCAAGACCTCCTGCATCGCCCTTCACCTCGCTACTTTGTTGCCCATGCGACAACTGGCTGATATGGGCACCAACATGGCCATGCTGTGGCTGAGGGGTGAATGGGAAGCCATGCTGGAGTTGGCCCTGTGGAGGGGACATTTGAAGGCCTTGAGACTGTGGAGCTTGCAGCACCTGTGGCGCCTGGACAGGTTGATGGAAGCCTGGTGATTGTTGCGGCTGACTTTGAGGCATCCTTATTCCCTGCAACTGCTGGCCTTGATTGTAAGAAGCATGCTGCGGCATCTGTGGCTGCTGGCCCTGATTGTAGGCAGACTGTGGCATGGGCGGCCGCAGACCATGACCGTAGGCACCTTGAGGCATCGGTGGACGCTGACCTTGATTGTAGGCGCCCGGCGGCATCGTCGGCTGCTGCTGCCCTTGGTTGTAGCCACCCGGTGGCATCGTTGGCTGCTGCCCTTGGTTAGCAGCTTGCGGAATCGGCTGCTGCTGACCTTGATTGTAGGGATTTTGCTGCATTTGCGGCTGCTGGCCCACCTGATACGagtattgctgctgctgctgctgttgatgGGGCTGCATGTAAG contains:
- the LOC124663183 gene encoding DEAD-box ATP-dependent RNA helicase 40-like, yielding MAGAEAAADTSGPRFAPDDPTLPAPWKALMDGATLYYWNPETNVTQYDKPGAPALAPVPVPGAFAQQPGQVAQQQQQPQQTAHQQQLQQTAQQPPFQYQPQQAQQVPYQQQQQQPPQQEQMPNQQGPQQPLAPQYPNMHPQQPTPYQHGPYMQPHQQQQQQQYSYQVGQQPQMQQNPYNQGQQQPIPQAANQGQQPTMPPGGYNQGQQQPTMPPGAYNQGQRPPMPQGAYGHGLRPPMPQSAYNQGQQPQMPQHASYNQGQQLQGIRMPQSQPQQSPGFHQPVQAPQVLQAPQSQGLQMSPPQGQLQHGFPFTPQPQHGHVGAHISQLSHGQQSSEVKGDAGGLEGKQTGFSLPLSQQRGQVPLPNQQLPYSHQRPEAHSQLNIHGVGGPAFPAKHHLGGLSPRETNNASFSSSPAHIHQGGLDTNYRQQLPSSHVAPNHIAPSPGRPPVGFKRGNSEDQFEKHEPHSSGRFDGINAPHQQPKLAALPPSQNHLQDTRNGPPYPQPDNFSGYNMAPPHLVQNPLNNGPFPVGALTRPPPGTFPPPDFPSVASVDAYRQHHEVTAVGENVPPPFMTFEATGFPPEILREVHAAGFLNPTPIQAQTWPVALQNRDIVAIAKTGSGKTLGYLIPAFVHLSRCQNNPMLGPTVLVLAPTRELASQIQDEAIKFGRSSRVSCTCLYGGAPKGPQLRELERGADIVVATPGRLNDILEMRKISLHQISLLVLDEADRMLDMGFEPQIRKIVDEIPRSRQTLMYTATWPKEVTKIAGDLLRDPVQINIGSIDELVANKSITQYVEMVPPMDKQHRLEQILRAEERGSKIIIFCSTKKMCDQLARGIGRSFGAASIHGDKSQVERDQILNQFRTGRVPVLVATDVAARGLDIKDIRVVINYDFPTGIEDYVHRIGRTGRAGATGVAYTFFSEQDWKYAGDLVKVLEGTSQEVPPALQQMAARGAPGGPRNQAGGMSRWDGPGGGNRFESAAGGPGGYGGIREVPGAFGGRDGPGGFVDRGGPGGFVDLDGPGRFAGREGPDGFGGRDGPGGFGGRMGPGGFGGREGPGGFGGREGPGGFGGRDGPGGFGGREGPGPSGFSGRGGRGPDGFSRRGGGSPGRFGGSGGRGDSPGFGGRGRGDSSGFGGRGRGDFSGGRGGRGRGFGGRGRSDRGPHDRFISDGRGRYDDRRGFGDKGRGRSYSRSPDRGRSRGYDRRSDSRSLSSRSRSRSRSWSRSRSRSRSWSRSRSRSRSRSRSRDQGAGPERRPRARSGFDVPPPATEAGPVLAAPVPVPGPVADVAALKPGQSLADASDMSPMSPGGLVQVQEGGPFMGGGDANVSSAQADQPSQGKDLVVPPSFSAAENFPGAAVQQDAP